The genomic stretch ACGTGCGCGGCGCAGGCCAAGGAGGCTGCCCTCCGCGCACGCGCACGCTCAGCGCCACACAGCATCAGCGCATGGCTGCGACACGCACACGCACAcgcacacgcacgcacgcacaggAGAAGACGACGACATGAGCCAGACGCAAGTTTTCCGTGACCTATCCACCACGCTCTGTATAAATGGAATAATCTCCACAAGTACAGTACACCATCACATGCTGGGTCGAAGGCATGCTCCAAGCCATACAGTACACACCGATACACGGGACCTATCCACCACGCTCTGTATAAATGGAATAATCTCCACAAGTACAGTACACCATCACATGCTGGGTCGAAGGCATGCTCCAAGCCATACAGTACACACCGATACACGGGCGCGCGCCTAGTCACCAAAGCGCATGCATATGCTTCGCCTTCGCCTTCGCCAGGGGGCAATGCAGAGCGACACTCTGGCCTGGAAAGAAGCGCGGGATATAAAAAGGAGATCTAGCTGTATGGGACAATAGGGAAAAGCCTAGAAAAGGATCGAACAGCGGGCGACCAGTTCGGGGCACCCGCGCTGTGGTGGTAGGCCAAGGAGTAATTTCGCAACCAATTCCCACCAGCGGCAGGGATGGGTTGTGATTTCTGAAGCGCCTGGGCTATAAGGTTTGGTCTTTGGCGCACCAGTTCTAAGGTTTTGCTGCTGTTTCCCACTTTCTTGTTGCTAAAATAAAGCTACTTGTTCCATTTTCCTTTGGCTTGAGTGAGCTCATCATTCCCCCCTTTCCCGTGCTTTTGTCTTTTCGATGTTCGCTAAGACCTCACCTCACCATAGGCTTCCCTGCTGCGTCAACTCGTACTCACTTTCTCCGGCCTAAGTTGAGTGTAGAACTAAACTTTCTAGGAGTTGCACACCTCTCATTGCCTATTATATACATCTTTCTAGGAAGGGTGGTATTATTTTGACTCTCTTGAAGCCCTCCTCCCCCCCTCTCTTCCATGGGAGACTCCAAAGAAAGAGAACCTCTTCCACGGCTGCTTGATCTTATCCCGGATGGGAAACAATGTAAGGGGAGGGAAGCACAAGGCGCAGGAAGATCATCAAGGAACACAGGCTTTGGGAGCGAGGAGGACAAGCACCTAGAGCTCAAACTCGGTCCTCCGGGTCTCGTCGAACAAGGGGCGACAGCAGCAGCGTCAAGAGGGATACAGCGAGAGATTCCGGCTCTCTCGCTTGGTTGCTTCCCACATAAACCCTCCTCCAAGCCTGCAATAAACACTACTGCGACTGGGACAAAGAGGGGGTTCTTAGACACCATTGAGGCCAAAACAGAAGGTACCTAGCACACTTTAGCAGAATTCTTGTCTTGTGCTCTTGTTTACTAGTAGAGATCAGGAACATAGAAACGAAATACTCTCTTGTTCTGTTGCTCAAAGCTCTATGATAGAAATTTTGTTCTGTTGCCTGAAGATTGTAATGATATACGTTGTTCTATTGTTTAAAGGTCGTGATGAGCAGAAGCAGCAGGCTGGAGCTGGATGTGGGAAGGAACTAGCACTGGACCAGAAGATAACAGCCGCGAGCGAGAGAAAGAAAGGATTCTGCCCGCCAACATCAcagcatgcccctcctcctgctgctgcaaCTGTGCACGACAGATCACACGCCCAGGGAAGGTAATCATAGACATAGAGACgctctctttctttctttctttttttctttttctttttttttactttaagTCAAAATGACGACTTAAGGGTTTAACTTTCTTGCTCAAAAGTTGTTCCCTTCAGTTTGTTAAATCATATCATTTTTTCCCATAAAAGGTGGTCAACTTTTACTCAAGTGCAATGAGTTTTTTGGGTGGTTTTATCATTTCCTAAACTGGTGGTTTTGAACTTTACGGTGTAGCTTTAGGCCTTGAGCACCTCTTTTGGACTATGGTCGCTATGGACCTATGGTATTCTTGTTAGCACACAGTTGCGCTAACATTATCAATGGTATAGTCAGCTATAATACTTCAGACAGACTAACTCACCGGCCCAATTATCTGGTACAGAAGGTCTTCAGCTCCGGTTGTCGGTTGGCCTCCAGTGAGATCCTTCAGGAGAAATCTTGCTCATGGCAGTTCATCCAAACAATCCATTGAGCCACAAAATACTGAAGCTAGCATGAAGGAGAAGCTTGCCTGCAAGAAGAATCCTCTTGTAAAAATCAACATGGATGGAATCCCCATTGGAAGGAAAGTAGACCTTGGAGCCTATGACAGCTACGAGAGGCTATCATTGGGCGTCAAAGAGCTTTTCCATGGTTTTCTTGAAGGTGCCAAAATCAACAATCAGTTCGAATGAAACAATTACTTAGATTCATTTTAGAGCTTTCAATTGTGCACCTTTATtaagttcaaaaaatttgtgcacCTTTACAACATGAAATTGTAATCTTCTTTCCTTTAACACTGTGTTTTGCCTATGTTGCAGCTCAAAAGGATCTATCTAGTGCTGGAAGTACACAGCCAGGGGCCACTGAAAAAATATTTTCTCAATTATTGGATGGATCTGGTGAATATACTCTAGTTTACCAAGACAATGAAGGAGACAGGATGCTGGTAGGGGATGTGCCGTGGAAGTAAGCTTCCTTTGTCATTTACATTCACCACACCCTACCAAcataaaaaggaaaatgttATAATCGGCACCTCCAACTCAGTAAACATGTTGATTCACGTGCCTTCTCTAAAAATGAATTATCAAATACTGCTAACACTAACTTGAAGTTTGAAATATAATAGAAGCCTACTTTATTGCACCATCTAAAGTGTTTCTTTGTATGTAATCCCTGCAGTGTATTTGTGTCAACTGCTAAAAGGCTGAGGGTTTTGAGGAGCTCAGAGCTTTCCCATGGTTTGGTAGGCACAAGGGCACCTCAAGTAATGCATGCGGCTTTTAGTTACATGTTTGATTGCTCCAAACTAAGCATGACCTTCCTTTTAatgcttttccttttttacagaTTGCAGTAGCTCCTAGAAGAGGACCAGATTGCTGAAAGCCTGAAACAGTGTCAAAATTCTATCATTTGAAATGTGAGCAAACTGAACCCGGACCATTCCCCTTCTGTGATGTGATGATACCTAACTTTTTCCCTTTAGAGACTAATCTAATGAGATGAAGTAGCATTTCAGATGCATGGAGAGGTCCTGGATATTTTGTAAATTAGGCTACCATGTGATTCGTTGCTGTAGAGTAATGTTCTAATGTAATTCGCATGGGCATTGAACTTCTACGATAAAGTTCGCAGATGCAAGATCTAGCAATGTAGAATTACTTGTTCTGTGCAAGAGATTTGTAATCCCAACATGCAAATATGATGTCCCAATCGTTAGTACTCACCAGTCACCAATGCACTAAAGAGAACAGTGGCATGATAGCGTCACTGCAACATGGCATCTACAGAGTAGCAATTTTATGTGGTATTTTCAATTACTCTAGGACACACAAAAATTGGGAAAAGAGCAAGGTGTCCACTTCTAACCTCCCCCTTCAAATGTTTTCACAAGCAGGCTAATGCCTTCATGGCTGTTGAGTGTCAAATTGCTATCCTATATGCCAGTAGCAGACCCAAAGCTTTCTAGGAGCTTGGGTGGTTTAGTAGGCTAAGCAGGCCTAATCTCCTCTATATACGGGCTACACAATAATTAGATCTAGTGGAGCTGAATGCTGAGGAGCCTGAACGAAGGCCCAGGGTCGCCAGGACTGTGACTACGCCCACGAGGGGCAACTAGTCCTTTTGTTTGCTTGTAAAGAAGTCAGTGAATCACACGATGCCTTCGCTTCTCATGAGTATATAACATTATCCAGGTCATAAATAATTACATGCACCTGATGACACCAGCTGCAAAACCTGGAAGTTACCTCCAAGCTGCCCTGGTGACCCAGTGACCATACCCCAGAAGTTCTCAAAGAAGTCAAGATAAACAGAAGGTGGCATTGGTTTTCTAGCATCTAGCATGATAGAAATACATCAAGTGGCACTTCTTAAGTGCTTAAGACTGTTCATGCAATCATGCCTACCACTTGAAAAGTGGAATATTATTGATGCCAGACTTCATGCAAATCTCAGTGAAGCAAACTTCATCCTTTTTGCACAGTTATGTACAGTACAGCAGAAGACCTTAAGTTGCAAGGCGAAAGCATGAAGCCAGATACTATGACTTATGAGTAGAATCCTACGATGTTCAGCTGTTGAAAAAGGGAGGTCCAAAATAAGACAAATATCTTACCCAAAAAATAAACTGCCAACTAGTCCTCACAGACTTGAAGCACCTTCAGCCTCCTGAGAGTCCTCTTCCAGAGAGCAATATTCACCCGGATGCTTCAAGGCCTAGGAATTGGGGACAGATGAAATATCTTTGTCACTGGAGCATCACTAAATTCCAAACAGCAGGAAAAGAAGAGATGGGGTGAATTACAAAAGAATCTTAGTCCATTTTGCACTATCCTTGCCTGACATCTGTCTCTGCAGTGTTGTGAGTTCATGTTGCCGCTTGCAGTTCTAATGTATATTTACCTGTATCTGTATGAATAAACATTATACTTCTTTTCGAAGCCGAGTTCTGTTGTACTTGTGAAAGCCACAAAAACAGATCAGACAACCCAAATTTCAAAGGCAACATTGTTTGGAGCACCTTCCTGTAGTTGAGTTATAGATTAACAGTACAAAAACTAACCCAGAAACcaataaataaagaaattatGCAAGAGGACAGAGAAATGTTTGCGCACGCAATTGGCATCATCGTTAATTAGGCATCCCAAGATCGGCACATCCAATGAAAGAAGGCTATACTGTTTATATGATGATAATCCATAAATCCTATGATACGCTAGCACATGTGAACATCTCATAGACATTAACCTTTAGCACACAAGGTGAGGTCGTGTGACTAGTTCAGTTCCCTGCATTGCCCAGCTTTTACATCCCTCCACTCAAAAAATTGTCAACCCATATTTTCAATGCACTGGCATAAAAAACGAATGGTTGGCATAAAAGCTGCAGGCATGTCTGTGCAACATGCTCAGTGAAAAGTgttgatatatattttttttgtcacaCACAGAGAGCTGCATATCAGTATATTAAGAAGAGAGTCAAGAACACGAGGGAGAACAGTGTTGGTACTACTACTATCCACTGTTCTTTTGTTAGCTCTGGCTCTAGCTCCCACATATAAGGAGGTCACTGTTATCATTTTCATTAAGCACATAAAGAGAATGGTGCAAAGATTCTATCTATTGTGCTACAACAAAGAAGAACAGGAACCGGAACAGTTCCTTTACAGCATAATTAGAGATGCAAGTGGGTTTCGTGTCAACCTACTCACTCATCCTGTTTCTTTTGATTTGCCAACCATGTGTACAAAGTGATCTACAAATTATAAGTAGGTAGTTGAGTAGAGTGAGTCTTGGGTAGAAACACTAGCAAAATCAACAGTGCCACACAGAACAAAGCAATAGCATTACAGAAGAAAAAACTGCCACCAAAACTTAAAAGTTGGCAAATCTAGTAGTTCAAACTACACTAAAACTTGAAGATCTTTGATCCAACTTGACTGCAACATAACCTATAAAATAAGAGCAGGTGACAAGGACTGAAGGCTTATTCATCCTTACATTTTCTTCAAAATCTTGAAGATTAAATGTGTTTACTCAACACAAGTCAGAATCAAATTCAGACTTTATCAATGTGAAGAAAACCAACATGCAGAAtattctcatttattatttgcaATAGTCTGTCCTGTTTCTGCCTTTCTGGACAAACTTTCAACATCATCGCATGTTTCTCCGACTTCCACTAAtagttgttttttctttttccagaAACAGGAAGGGTACAACCCCTCCTGGATATGTACATATGGATAAAGAAAAGCACAATAGTAACAAACATTTTATTCATTGATCTAATAGTCAGTTATTTATCAGTCTTCGCAAACAGCATGAAACAATAATAACACCTGCATTTCATTTTATAAGATGACACATGCATTTTTAAGGTTAAAACCTCATAAGCTTGAACCAACAATCAGGCTCACATGATTTTAAAAAAGAATTGTACAAAATGATACGATTTGATTCAGAATGAAAGTTCATTATTATATTTTATTGCTAGAGACAATTTAGTATATAGGAGAAATGAAGGACCAAAGTCTAGTTTTAGAGACATTGCTGAGTCAAATAATGCCTTAGGGAGTACGGAACTGCAGTACCTCAGTCCTCAGCTAGAGCCTAGAGGACCACCCAAATACCCAATCCCTAGGCAGCACAGAGACCATGAGAAAGGAAAAAAGATACTATGCATGCTAAGCATGTATGTAATTCCTGAAAATTATGACCTCTGTCCGAGAAAGGATGCAATTCTAGCTCTATTCCTAGTCAAACTTTctaaactttgaccaagtttataggAAAAAACTATCAATATTTATAACACAAAATAGgtgtactatgaaaatatatatcATGACGAATCTAATGAAacttatttggtatcataaatattgatacTTTTTTGTATAGACTTGGTCAAACTCAAAATGGTTTGACTCTGTGCTATGCTAGAGTTGCATTATTTtctggatggagggagtatcacACAATGTGAAGGAGGCCACTAAGGTCAAATGACTTGTACATTTGAATTTCATTCATCATGAATTGAATGACAATGGAGCACAAAGACTGAATAACTCGGATTAGACACTTTAAAATTATGGAGTGTGGATAAGGAGTGGTAAAACCATGACCATAGGCTAAGGCCATGTATACATTATAATGGTGCCAAGCAACCTTACATTTTTGTACCAGCAGCAAATGTTGGACCAATGGCCTCAAAATCAAGCTTTGGGGCCCCCAACTGATGTGTTATTCATTAGGCACATGCAGGTAAAACCCACTTGCCTAGAAAGTCAACAGTGAACTCAAAACCTGGAGAATGTTTCCATGTAATTTTGTTCTGTTCTTTCCTATATAAGGCATTAGAAAAACAGACTGTGCCACTCTTAAGCTTTGCACACTAGCAAAATGGAATGTATAAGAACCACACAATTTAGCATCAGGATATGGTAAGATTGTAATAATGGCTGTGTTCAACATGGGAAATGGTAGGCTGTGTTCAGTTGAGGTCAGTCAAATTCACCCGAGAAAAAACACATATGAAGCTTTTGCTAATAGTTAAGACAATATGTATACAGCAATAAGTAAAATATTTAGCAAGGGAATGTGCAGCATGAATAAATATATGTTTTAAGGGGAAACAATGTCCAAACCACCTAAAACAGATTCGATGGCTCAAGCTACAGTATGACACAGTTGAAACTTTCAGCAATAAACACTTAAATAGGGTCAGTAATCTGAAGTCTGAATGCCAAAGGATGATAATATAGTGTGAGCTTGTGAGGTTGAAAATTGAAACGATTGAGCAGAATACATTTTACCATGTGTTATGATCAGGAAGCTGATCCAGTAACATAAATGAACATTATTGCTGTGGAATACACCACAATTATACCAAGGAAAAGAGTAACTAGCAACAAATCACCTTGGACCTTGGTTGATTTCTTTTTCCCATACATTATCAGATACTGAGTTACTGACCAGTCTAGAATACTAGTTCAGGCAGCACGAAACCCCACTAAACCTAATCAGAATCACATAAGGTATTTTTCAAAGAATTATAAAACTATCATTACTCCCATCTCAGAAGTTCTATTTTCAACCAGAAGAAACAAAGCATGAAATGGGAAATAAAGAATTCATTAGCAGAAGCATTAAAGGCAATTGTAGTAACTTTGACATGCATGGATCACACAGTATCCTTACATTAGAGTAACACTAGGCTTATCGCTTCTGAGACAGGCATCTTTTGCAGCCAGATGATAAAGCAACACGCCTGCTGCAACACTAACATTCAAACTCTCCACCGCAAGGAATGATCTCAAATCTTGATTACTAGAAGAACTGTCACCTTCTTCCCCTGCATCTGCATCTGCTCCTGCTCCTTCAACAAATACATCAACATTTCCAGGTATTCTGACCAAATGTGTGCAGGATCGCTCAACAAGGGGTCTCAAACCAGTGCCTTCACTACCCATCACAAGAATAGTTGGCACCCCTATTTCCACTTCAGAGAGAGGTACAGCTTTGTTAGCAATGGTACCACCAAGGACTCGCCAACCATTTTCAGCTGATGAAGACAAGAACTGCATCATGTTTCTGCAGGAGAGTAGCTCAATCAACTCAAGCGAACCTGCACTAGCTTTGCTCACTACTCCACTTAATGGAGCAGAGTTCTTAGCACATAAAATAACACCCTGAGCACCAAAGTAGTAGGCGGACCTAATAATGGCTCCTAAATTCTGAGGATCCATAATCTCATCCAAGGCTATCCACACAGGTGCCTTTCCACCTTCTACCCTGACTGGATCTAACTCCTTTATATTAACCATTTCCAAGGGTGATGCATCAAGCACCACACCTTGGTGTGGTCGGTTATCCACCACCATGTTAAGATCATGCTTTGAAGTCTCAATTACCTTCAGCCCAATCTCCTCTGCCATCCGTAGCACTTTCTCAACTGCCTTCTTATCTTTCCTTTTCTTGTTGTTCCCGCTCAAATCCATACTTTCCTGTATATACAATGCATAAAATTCCCTCCTCCGAGCCATGAGTGCTGCAAGGACCGGCCCAACACCATAAACTCCTTGCCCCACTATGTTTGGCACCGATGATTCCCCTGCTTCCTTCCCTGTTTTCCTTCCCCAATTCTCCTGCTTGTTCCACTGCCTCACATCTGGCTTGTCAAATCTCTCCCTCCTAAACCTCTCACCACGGGACCCTCCATCCCTCCCCACAACTCGCTGGTACCTGTCCTTAATCTTTCCCCATTTGGGATTGTCAATTGGCTCATTCTCATCATCATCCTCTTGTTCCCTAATCGCCACGTTGTTTGGCATCCTGTTTCCCGGCACCTCTCTTCGTTGATACCTGCCCTTAATCCTTCCCCGTTCAGGATTACCAATTGcctcattatcatcatcatccttaatCGGTACCTTGTCCTTCATCCTGACTCCCGACACTTCTCTTCGCGCGTATTGGTCGTCTCTCGAGAAGAACTTCTCCGCGGAGCTCTCCCACGAGGAGGATCGGCCGGCGCTAGTCCTAGCAACGGGAGCGCTGTTGGCAGTCTCGGCGGCAAGCCAGGGAAGCGCCCTCCCGCCGCCAGCCAATGCGGACCCATCTGGCGCGGTGGAGAACGAAACCCTGCCTCCCAGACCGAAGCGGGATTCGCCCGGGGAAGTGGCGGCCCTGGCGCTCGCACGGGCGGTTGTGGTCGGACTAGGCGCGGTTGGAGAGGCTGGATGCTTCGAGAGGTAGCCGGCGCGGAGGAGGCCGGCGACGAGGGTGCGGCGGGGCGAAGACGCCGCTGCGAGGAGCGGAAGAGGGTGGGACTTGGACAAGCTAGAGTGGAGCATGgcgtcggcgccggcgccggcgcgacGGGGAGTGTAGGGTTTTGGGGTCCGGGATGGGATTTGCTGCTGGTACGTTAGCCTTGTGGGTGGGTTTTGGGTAGGCGGCGCGCGCCACTCGTTCGACGAAATGCTGCGACGGTGGCGGGGATGGCAGAAGGTTGTTTTCTGTGGAAGCCCTTCAGTATGTGAGAATTGATaattaagccttgtttagttcaacccaaaaaccaaaaacttttcaagattttccatcgcatcgaattttgcggcacatgcattgagtactaaatataaatgaaaacaaaaactaattgcatagtttacctgtaaatcgtgagacgaatttttaagcctagttactccatgattggacaatggttatcaaataaaaacgaaagtgttacggtgtcaaaatccaaaaaaattagatctaaacaaggccttatacaaACCATTTTTTTAAACGATAATCCAGAGACTTGCAACTTGCAAgagaaaaaaattatttatgGAAACAAAGTGTTTTTTCTAGCTCAAAACTTTTATGTTAGACGGTTATATAATCTTTTCTATTCAGTGTTGCTGTGATATCTAGCTGGCGGATTTTCACGCATATGCCAATATTTAAACAACTATAAGCCCCCGTTTGGTGCATCTTAAGTACTCCGGCTTAGCACCGCACAACACtgtttgatactgtagcaaggAAAAAATGGTTCtggctcaggccttgtttagatcactgacaatctaaaaacttttcaagattctccgtcacatcagaTCTTACgcatatgcatagagcactaaatatagacgaaaacaaaaactaattgcatagtttgtctgtaatttacgagataatttttttaaacctatttagtttatagttggataataattgtcaaatacaaacaaaagtaatacaatattaaaatccaaaaagttatcaaaactaaacaaggcctcaataaaATTTGAACTAGTAAAAGGAGTTGGAGGAACTGCATATCTGGGTCTTTTTCCGACTCTGCTACAGTAGTAATATAGTAAAGCGCAAATTCATGATATGCTTAATATCCTTTGTGAAAAGAAAAACAGATGATGTGCTTTACTTATATATTCATCCTTGCTGGCAGGCCTACACTTAAGGATTCCTCTGTCGCAGCTGCTGACATTATAAGTCATATTTTTTCTGGCAGCCATCGGTGTTTTTCTTTTACAATAAATCAACGAATAATACTTTTAGTCTTAACTTGTTAGACAAGCGGCCCACGATGTGCCGGTGATGTTCGAATGAGTGATACTCGTGCAGATGAAGCAGAACTTAACCCGCTGGTATGTCTTTTTTTAAAAGATGAGTGACGAGTCAGTCAAGGGTTATAATGTTTTGAGAGATGGATATGAGCCTTGTTTTGAGAGATGGATATGAGTCAAGGGTTATAATGTTTTGAGAGATGGATATGAGTCGGTCAAGGGTTGAAAGTGGTTGGCAGTTGGGTGTCTGTGTGCAAACTGAGAACAAGCTGGACAGATGTTTCCTTGATCTGTTTGGGTTCCCTCGGTTGCGGCCGTCAGGGTGCATGTCTTTGACCACAGGGGAGTGTTGTCTTTGTGTACAGACTACCCTCTGGAGCCTGGTAAACTTGCTAACCTTGTCTTGGACATCCGCAACAGGAAGGGGCTGAAGGAGAAGGTCACACCTCTCTTTGAATACGAGGACAAACTCTGAATGTTTGATAATTTATTCTGCTTGTGTCACTTTATGGTGCCATCATCAATTCTCGACGATAGCTTCATTTCTATGTTTTTCACATAAACTATTGCATTGCGATATGCTACTTTGTGATATTGTACTCCATGATATAATGGCACATTTTGAAAGTATTTCTGTGGACAACTATTATCCTTTTGCTGAATGTTATTCTGTTCACTCTCATTTAAATTTACTGGTACCAATTACATGGTTTTTAGTTTCAGTTCGTCTCCTCTTCAGTCTTCATAATATTTCTTGAAAATATGCTGGTTCAGTGCTGACAGAATTTGCCATTTAGTAGAATTATTTGGAGTATATGTATTTAGTATATTGTCTCTGTTCTTTGGAGTCTTGTATTTGATTCTCAGATTTTACAGCTTCATCACGCGCGGTTATTTTTCTTATATTGATTGAGATGGATTGTCTCTGCTTTATTAATGTTATTTTGTGTATTTTCTTTCCCTTTTGTTCATTCAACACATGTTTTACATATTCATATTGGAATACTTTTGTTGAAACAATAATTCATAAAAGCCTTATGAGACGGTTGGTGCTCTTGTGCACTTCTAGTTCCTTTACAATTGGATTCAGATCAAAGTGTCTAAAATACTGTCTGCTCGTTTTCCCCTCCTTCATACAGAGTTACCATTTCATATTGTTCGATCCTGTCAATCATCTAATGCTGACAGCGTGAGATTGATCAACCGTGGGTGTAAGCCTTTCAACCTTTAAGATACTAAGGTCTGCAAATAATTCAATCACCAAGAAGAAAGTGCAATGAATCGGTAAATGCCCAGCAAGGCAAAATCATAATTTGCCATTTGGTGATAGCATTCTGTTAGGCTGCGTTTGGTTCTGCTAGCGCACCTCACATCACTTCGCCAGTCAGAGGCGAAAGAGAAAATTGTGTTTGGATTCCTTGCCTTGCTGCCTCGGTTTttgcctaaggccttgtttactttcactccaaaacccaaaatttttcaaaatttctcatcacatcgaatctttagacataggCGGATCCACCACTAGGACGAGtcagggcggccgccctaggTCCTCTTAGGACTGATTTAACACTCTATGGAAATTTTTAGACATTAGTGCAAAATAAAAATAGGCTCTTAGAGTATCCGACGGAGGTTGAAGACAAACTCAGATGTCTTGAACTATCATGTGTGGTTCAGCCCATATAGAAAACCACAACCCACAAAGTGCAATAAGAATATGATCGGCCTTTCTCATGTTTCTCGCTATTCTCGACTTCTAAACTTTCTGGTCGTTTTTCTCGCTAATTCACAAACTTGCGGAACCTAAGAACCTGCGCCGGGCTGCAGGTATCTTCATTTTTTATTTGCCCTTTTCATTTAGTTAATTGTTTAAAATTTGATTAAGGATGAATCATCGAATGATTTGGTGAAGTCAGTTTAGAACTATTAGTATTAGTATGTATGGCTTCTCTTAATTTAAGGAACAAACTTCTCTAATTTTGGTGTGGAAAATATATGCTAAAAACTTTAATATTGGTCAAATTATTATGTTGTCAAAGCAACTTATGGAATTTGTTAGCTTATATTGTCATTGGTTTGCCAAAATTTTATGGTATAAGTCCGCCCTAGGTCATTTCTCGAGCTGGATTCGCCACtgtctttagacgcatgcatgaaatattaaatatagacaaaaaataaaaactaattgcatagtttagtcgaaatttacgagatgaatcttttcagcctagttagtccatggttagacaataattaccacaaacaaacgaaaatgctacagtgtcacgaatTTTTTTCCAAcaccaactaaacacggcctaagcGAGTTTTTCATCGCTGATCCAGGagagacaaaacgggcaaggttAGCCTCACCTGATGTTACGCTGCTTGCACAAGCTGAGTTTTTCCCCGCTGATCCAGGAGAGCCAAACTGGCTCTGGCTAAGCGAGGCCAAACGTTGCAAGATTACCTGACTTGGACTTTTTAACTGATTTTTGCAGATGTTCAAGTTCATCTGACTTGAACTCTTAAGTGATTTTTTTTGCCAAATGTGCTTTAGCCCACATGATGGTCAATCATCCATAAAAGGATCAAACCACCGGTAAGGACAGGACAGAGGGAGGTTCAATCTTTCAATAGCACAGGCCATTATCAGGAACATCAAAACTATCAAGGCACGTGATAATAAAACCAGGTTTCAGTAAACTCCATATCCAGGATTCAAGGGTGAGTACTGACTACCATGAAATGTGTCTTGTATAATAACCATGGTGCTGAATATAGCTATGTCTAAATCTGGTATTTCAAACACCATAGCTAAACAGAGTCATTACATCTTGGGCACAACCAATGCAACCATGCAAGGGATGGCACATTGTTTGCAAAATCTTATTTGAACTCATGGCGGATGTAAACAATTAGATCAAAGTAAGCAAGCATCCAAGCCGGCGCAATTTTTTGC from Sorghum bicolor cultivar BTx623 chromosome 3, Sorghum_bicolor_NCBIv3, whole genome shotgun sequence encodes the following:
- the LOC8075552 gene encoding rRNA methyltransferase 1, mitochondrial, with translation MLHSSLSKSHPLPLLAAASSPRRTLVAGLLRAGYLSKHPASPTAPSPTTTARASARAATSPGESRFGLGGRVSFSTAPDGSALAGGGRALPWLAAETANSAPVARTSAGRSSSWESSAEKFFSRDDQYARREVSGVRMKDKVPIKDDDDNEAIGNPERGRIKGRYQRREVPGNRMPNNVAIREQEDDDENEPIDNPKWGKIKDRYQRVVGRDGGSRGERFRRERFDKPDVRQWNKQENWGRKTGKEAGESSVPNIVGQGVYGVGPVLAALMARRREFYALYIQESMDLSGNNKKRKDKKAVEKVLRMAEEIGLKVIETSKHDLNMVVDNRPHQGVVLDASPLEMVNIKELDPVRVEGGKAPVWIALDEIMDPQNLGAIIRSAYYFGAQGVILCAKNSAPLSGVVSKASAGSLELIELLSCRNMMQFLSSSAENGWRVLGGTIANKAVPLSEVEIGVPTILVMGSEGTGLRPLVERSCTHLVRIPGNVDVFVEGAGADADAGEEGDSSSSNQDLRSFLAVESLNVSVAAGVLLYHLAAKDACLRSDKPSVTLM